From Syntrophorhabdaceae bacterium, one genomic window encodes:
- a CDS encoding ABC transporter ATP-binding protein, with amino-acid sequence KEKIGYMSQKFGLYEDLTVIENIDFYADLYGVPRRQRPARYERLLGFSNLTPFTGRLAGNLSGGMKQKLGLCCALVHTPEILFLDEPTGGVDPVSRRDFWRILYDLLKEEVTIFLSTAYLDEAERCTRIAFIHRGKILLSDAPENIKKSLDVFMIEISATRPRQAGEIISPIPGVLSISAYGDRLHVAVRQRDVVSLVLDRLNSQGFPVEGHREILPSLEDVFISTVENQEKQKADR; translated from the coding sequence AAGGAGAAGATTGGATACATGTCACAGAAGTTCGGTCTCTACGAAGACCTGACCGTGATAGAAAATATCGATTTCTATGCCGACCTGTATGGAGTGCCGCGCAGACAAAGACCTGCCCGTTACGAAAGACTCCTCGGGTTTAGCAATCTCACGCCTTTCACAGGTCGATTAGCGGGGAACCTCTCGGGCGGAATGAAGCAGAAGCTCGGGCTTTGCTGTGCGCTGGTACACACGCCCGAAATCCTGTTTCTCGATGAGCCCACAGGCGGGGTAGATCCGGTATCTCGAAGGGATTTCTGGCGGATACTCTATGACCTCCTGAAAGAAGAGGTGACAATCTTTCTCTCCACCGCCTACCTGGACGAGGCTGAACGGTGCACCAGGATAGCGTTCATCCACAGAGGAAAGATCCTTTTGAGTGACGCTCCGGAGAACATCAAGAAATCTCTTGATGTGTTCATGATTGAGATATCCGCAACCAGGCCGCGGCAAGCCGGAGAAATCATAAGCCCGATACCGGGCGTGCTCTCCATCAGCGCCTATGGCGACCGGCTCCACGTTGCCGTCAGACAAAGGGATGTCGTAAGTTTGGTTCTCGATAGGCTTAACTCTCAAGGGTTTCCCGTAGAGGGACACAGAGAAATCCTGCCGTCCCTTGAGGACGTCTTTATTTCCACGGTTGAGAATCAGGAGAAACAGAAGGCAGACCGGTGA